A DNA window from Flavisolibacter ginsenosidimutans contains the following coding sequences:
- a CDS encoding 2-phosphosulfolactate phosphatase, protein MSKPTLYTCFSPALLHLYDVKRTIVVVIDVLRATSTIATALYNGAREIIPVDSVERCIQLGTQIECITAGERDGQVAPGLQYGNSSFEYPESFIKGKILVLTTTNGTKLLHMALAKGATEIITGSFLNLSAVCDHLIAMKKNVILGCAAWKDKPNLEDTLFAGAVVSKIKEHFSINCDASHIAENLYGIAKDDMYEFLKKNDASHYHRLANYGLERDLRQCLTPDIANVLPEYLDGKLVLQR, encoded by the coding sequence ATGAGTAAACCCACTTTATATACCTGCTTTTCTCCCGCACTGCTGCATTTGTACGATGTAAAGAGGACCATCGTTGTCGTCATTGACGTGCTGCGGGCAACGTCCACTATTGCAACGGCTTTGTACAACGGCGCAAGGGAAATTATTCCTGTTGACAGCGTGGAGCGCTGCATTCAACTCGGCACCCAAATCGAATGCATTACCGCCGGCGAACGCGACGGACAAGTGGCGCCCGGCTTGCAATACGGCAATTCCTCGTTTGAATATCCTGAGAGTTTTATCAAAGGAAAAATTCTGGTGCTTACTACAACCAACGGCACCAAACTTTTGCACATGGCGTTGGCCAAAGGCGCCACGGAAATTATCACCGGCTCATTCCTGAATTTATCGGCCGTGTGTGACCATTTGATAGCCATGAAGAAGAACGTGATCCTTGGTTGCGCCGCCTGGAAAGACAAACCCAATTTAGAAGACACGCTTTTTGCCGGTGCGGTTGTTTCGAAAATAAAAGAGCATTTCAGTATCAACTGCGACGCTTCGCACATAGCCGAAAACCTTTATGGCATTGCGAAAGATGACATGTACGAATTCCTGAAAAAGAACGACGCTTCGCATTATCACCGCCTGGCGAATTATGGTTTGGAAAGAGACCTGCGGCAATGCCTTACACCCGACATTGCCAACGTTCTTCCCGAGTACCTTGACGGGAAATTGGTATTGCAGCGGTAA
- the gcvT gene encoding glycine cleavage system aminomethyltransferase GcvT, producing MKNTPFTQKHIGLGAKMAEFAGYNMPISYTGINDEHHTVRRAAGVFDVSHMGEFILKGENALDLIQRVTSNDASKLAAGKAQYSCLPNNEGGIVDDLLVYCIEENKVYMLVVNASNIEKDWNWIQQHNDKKVEMHNISDDTCLLAVQGPNATKILQPLTDMDIMNLKYYTFVKGEFAGVKNVLVSATGYTGAGGVEIYFEDKDGNADKIWNAIFELGAPQGLKPIGLAARDTLRLEMGFCLYGNDIDDTTSPLEAGLGWITKLNKEAFTSREIFQQQKVEGVKRKLVGFEMVDKGIPRHHYEICDKDGKQIGFVTSGTQSPSLNKAIGMGYVAMEHSAIDSPIFIKVRDKLLQAKVVKIPFA from the coding sequence ATGAAGAATACACCGTTCACCCAAAAGCATATTGGACTCGGCGCAAAGATGGCTGAGTTTGCGGGCTACAACATGCCCATTTCTTACACGGGCATCAACGACGAGCATCACACCGTTCGGCGGGCCGCCGGTGTGTTTGACGTAAGCCACATGGGTGAATTTATTCTGAAAGGGGAAAATGCCTTGGATTTAATTCAACGCGTTACTTCTAACGATGCTTCCAAACTCGCCGCAGGCAAAGCGCAATACAGTTGCCTGCCCAATAACGAAGGCGGCATTGTGGATGACTTGCTTGTTTATTGTATTGAAGAGAACAAGGTTTATATGCTTGTTGTAAATGCAAGCAACATTGAAAAGGATTGGAATTGGATTCAGCAGCATAACGACAAGAAGGTGGAGATGCACAACATTTCCGACGACACTTGTCTTCTGGCCGTGCAAGGCCCGAACGCCACGAAAATTTTGCAACCGCTGACAGACATGGACATCATGAACCTGAAATACTACACGTTTGTAAAAGGCGAATTTGCCGGCGTGAAAAACGTGCTGGTAAGCGCCACGGGTTACACCGGTGCCGGCGGTGTGGAAATTTATTTTGAAGACAAAGACGGCAACGCGGATAAAATCTGGAACGCCATTTTTGAACTTGGTGCGCCGCAAGGCTTAAAGCCAATTGGCCTTGCGGCAAGAGACACGCTTCGTTTGGAAATGGGCTTTTGTTTGTATGGAAACGACATTGATGATACCACTTCACCGCTTGAAGCAGGATTGGGCTGGATAACGAAGCTGAACAAAGAAGCTTTTACGTCGAGAGAAATTTTTCAGCAACAAAAAGTCGAAGGCGTCAAGCGCAAACTCGTTGGTTTTGAAATGGTGGACAAAGGCATTCCGCGCCATCATTACGAAATCTGCGACAAGGATGGGAAGCAAATCGGATTTGTAACGTCCGGCACCCAATCGCCAAGCTTAAACAAGGCCATCGGCATGGGTTACGTCGCCATGGAGCATTCGGCTATTGATTCGCCCATTTTTATAAAAGTTCGGGACAAACTTTTGCAAGCGAAAGTGGTGAAAATACCTTTTGCCTAA
- a CDS encoding PspC domain-containing protein, which translates to MKKIININLAGRVIPIEDSAYDSLQRYIESLRRYFAKEEGRDEIINDIESRIAELMDDKVRKGAAAISDEDMQSIIASMGRVEDFEQQDDATDSGHSYQQTSASQTTHKRTKGRLYRDSSDKILGGVCSGFANYMNVDPAVVRLIFAIITFGGFGLGFLLYILLWIILPSRDLEGYVGKRFFRNPDDKVIAGVAGGLGAYFNQPSWIIRLVFAAPLILNIVFGTLNGVFFAFHRDIFPNLFIGSFTGTFCIAYIILWIVLPVARSPFEKMEMHGEKVDVNRIRQNVQEGMGNIKDRMQSWGEEVKNVGKNMNEKAQEFARTQGADFAADVRQAARPVGRGIGHVIGVLFKAFFIFVAGCIALSLFAVLMVFIFGGVAWWPINNFLWSSTWQKLLAWSTLLFFITVPVIAFITWLIRRVLKVRSKSHYLSWVFGGLWLIGLFSAIAFGISIGHDLKAYERVSMDVAIAQPSNNKLIVRVTEPEIRYSGSAWWIDDDSRGFDISNDTMRYNNVKLHVVKSDDSVYHVLLHKYSAGSGISDAQQRAAQTSFEVVSRDSVLAIGSGLGIGRGSKFRGQGVIVEIQVPVGKKINFDESVSEAYNPWVVRKYNKSYRNRFWRNRYREDWDMDESFDWDANVDYVMNEKGNLVNPLKTKTTNADDNDFSNKDSLRYIRDKQKRVRDSIDRELKKTERQMNGRNTKEEENNSEGDVTEETTARPFGENTLAMTAKKKVVGNAPIPMSIPFVPTIL; encoded by the coding sequence ATGAAAAAGATCATCAACATAAACTTAGCGGGCCGGGTGATCCCGATTGAGGACTCTGCCTACGACAGTTTGCAACGTTATATTGAAAGCCTGCGGCGCTATTTTGCCAAAGAAGAAGGCCGCGACGAAATCATCAACGACATTGAAAGCCGCATTGCCGAACTGATGGACGACAAGGTGCGCAAGGGTGCCGCCGCCATCAGCGACGAAGACATGCAGAGCATCATTGCCTCTATGGGCCGGGTAGAAGATTTTGAGCAACAAGACGATGCCACGGATTCAGGGCACTCCTACCAACAAACATCCGCTTCGCAAACAACGCACAAACGAACGAAAGGGCGCTTGTACCGCGACAGCAGCGATAAAATTTTAGGCGGTGTTTGTTCGGGCTTTGCCAATTACATGAACGTTGATCCGGCCGTGGTGCGCCTCATTTTTGCCATCATCACCTTTGGCGGTTTTGGCCTTGGCTTTTTACTTTACATTCTCCTTTGGATCATTCTTCCATCGCGGGATTTGGAAGGCTACGTAGGCAAGCGGTTTTTTCGCAATCCCGATGATAAGGTAATTGCAGGTGTAGCCGGTGGGTTAGGCGCATACTTTAACCAGCCTTCCTGGATCATTCGCCTGGTGTTTGCCGCACCGCTGATTTTGAACATCGTCTTCGGTACACTCAACGGTGTGTTCTTCGCTTTTCACCGCGACATCTTCCCGAACCTTTTCATTGGTTCGTTTACCGGCACGTTTTGTATTGCCTACATCATTCTCTGGATTGTGTTGCCGGTAGCTCGCAGCCCCTTTGAAAAAATGGAAATGCACGGCGAGAAAGTGGACGTGAACCGCATCCGGCAAAACGTGCAGGAAGGCATGGGCAATATTAAAGACCGCATGCAATCCTGGGGCGAAGAAGTAAAAAACGTTGGAAAAAACATGAACGAAAAAGCACAGGAATTTGCCCGTACGCAAGGCGCCGACTTTGCCGCCGATGTTCGGCAGGCGGCCCGCCCGGTAGGCAGAGGCATCGGTCATGTGATTGGCGTTTTGTTCAAAGCCTTCTTCATCTTCGTGGCCGGATGCATTGCTCTTTCTTTGTTTGCGGTACTGATGGTTTTCATTTTTGGCGGCGTGGCCTGGTGGCCCATCAACAATTTTTTGTGGAGCAGCACCTGGCAAAAACTGCTGGCCTGGAGTACGCTTTTGTTCTTTATCACCGTGCCCGTTATTGCCTTTATCACCTGGCTTATCAGAAGAGTGCTGAAGGTTCGCTCCAAGAGCCATTACTTAAGCTGGGTTTTTGGCGGTCTTTGGCTCATCGGCTTGTTTTCCGCCATTGCCTTTGGCATCAGCATTGGCCACGACTTGAAGGCTTACGAAAGAGTAAGCATGGATGTTGCGATTGCGCAGCCTTCAAACAACAAATTAATCGTGCGGGTAACCGAGCCGGAAATCCGTTACAGCGGAAGCGCCTGGTGGATAGACGACGACAGCCGCGGCTTTGACATCAGCAACGACACGATGCGTTATAACAACGTGAAGCTGCACGTGGTCAAAAGCGACGACTCGGTTTACCACGTTCTTCTTCACAAATACAGCGCTGGCTCAGGCATAAGCGACGCACAGCAACGGGCCGCCCAAACAAGCTTTGAGGTGGTTTCGCGGGACAGCGTTTTGGCCATTGGCAGCGGCTTGGGTATTGGTCGGGGAAGCAAGTTTCGCGGCCAGGGCGTGATTGTGGAGATACAAGTGCCGGTTGGAAAGAAAATAAACTTTGACGAATCGGTGTCGGAGGCCTACAACCCCTGGGTTGTTCGCAAATACAACAAATCTTACCGCAACCGCTTTTGGCGCAATCGCTACCGGGAAGATTGGGACATGGACGAAAGCTTTGACTGGGACGCAAACGTTGATTACGTGATGAACGAAAAAGGTAACCTAGTTAATCCTTTAAAAACTAAAACAACGAATGCAGACGACAACGACTTTTCAAACAAGGATTCTTTGCGCTACATCCGCGACAAGCAAAAACGAGTACGGGATTCCATTGACCGTGAGTTGAAAAAAACCGAACGGCAGATGAACGGCCGGAATACAAAAGAGGAAGAAAACAACAGCGAAGGCGACGTGACGGAAGAAACAACCGCCCGGCCATTTGGCGAAAACACTCTTGCCATGACTGCGAAGAAAAAGGTCGTCGGCAACGCACCTATTCCGATGTCAATACCGTTTGTGCCCACGATACTTTAA
- a CDS encoding PadR family transcriptional regulator, giving the protein MNIENTQSQMKKGILEFCILSIIRRGEAYPSDIVEEMRAANMNILEGTLYPLLTRLKNAEMLTYRWEESNSGPPRKYFSLTEKGEAFYKELEQTWVELSNAVNALTKNGQPNS; this is encoded by the coding sequence ATGAACATCGAAAATACACAGAGCCAGATGAAAAAGGGGATTCTGGAGTTCTGCATTCTCTCCATCATTCGCCGGGGCGAGGCCTACCCCAGCGACATTGTGGAGGAAATGCGGGCGGCCAACATGAACATCCTCGAAGGCACGCTTTATCCGCTGCTGACCCGCTTGAAAAATGCCGAAATGCTGACCTATCGCTGGGAAGAAAGCAACTCCGGGCCGCCCCGCAAATACTTTTCGCTGACGGAAAAGGGCGAGGCTTTTTATAAAGAACTTGAACAAACATGGGTCGAACTTTCCAATGCAGTAAATGCCCTCACCAAAAACGGACAACCAAATTCCTGA
- a CDS encoding isopenicillin N synthase family dioxygenase — protein sequence MNIPVVDLADFLSGDEIRKQNFVQALGKAYEDVGFVAVKNHGIPDELIADLYKYVQQFFALPDDVKLDYEKKELAGQRGYTSFGREHAKGFDAPDLKEFFQYGQTVEDGEKTEDYPDNVVVDEVPQFTPTLYKAYRNFEKSGTALLQAIALYLSLDEHYFDEWVHNGNSILRAIHYPPIKGEPKSSIRAEQHEDINLITLLVGASADGLQILTKQGEWVGVTSLPEQIVVNVGDMLQRLTNNKLRSTTHRVVNPPRELWGTSRFSIPFFLHPKSDMSLASLESTVDEQHPKAYEDATAGEYLDERLREIGLKK from the coding sequence ATGAACATTCCCGTTGTTGACTTAGCCGACTTTTTAAGCGGCGATGAAATCCGTAAACAAAATTTCGTACAGGCCTTGGGAAAGGCTTATGAAGACGTAGGATTTGTAGCGGTTAAAAATCACGGCATTCCCGACGAACTCATTGCCGATTTGTATAAATACGTACAACAGTTTTTTGCCTTGCCCGATGATGTAAAACTTGATTACGAGAAAAAAGAACTGGCCGGACAAAGAGGCTATACGTCCTTTGGCCGCGAACACGCCAAAGGCTTTGATGCACCGGACCTGAAAGAATTTTTTCAATACGGACAAACGGTGGAAGACGGCGAGAAAACCGAAGATTATCCCGACAACGTGGTAGTTGACGAGGTGCCGCAGTTTACGCCAACACTTTACAAGGCCTACCGCAATTTTGAAAAAAGCGGCACGGCGCTTTTACAGGCCATTGCGCTTTATCTCAGTCTTGACGAACATTATTTTGACGAGTGGGTGCACAACGGCAATTCCATTCTGCGTGCCATTCACTACCCGCCCATCAAAGGCGAGCCAAAATCTTCCATTCGCGCCGAGCAGCACGAAGACATTAACCTGATTACGCTGCTGGTTGGCGCTTCGGCAGACGGCTTGCAAATTCTCACCAAGCAGGGCGAGTGGGTTGGCGTGACGTCATTACCTGAACAAATTGTGGTAAACGTAGGCGACATGCTCCAGCGATTGACGAATAACAAACTTCGCTCAACCACACACCGCGTGGTAAATCCGCCGCGGGAATTGTGGGGTACGTCACGCTTTTCCATTCCGTTCTTCCTTCATCCGAAAAGCGACATGAGCCTGGCTTCGTTGGAAAGCACGGTTGACGAACAGCATCCAAAAGCTTACGAAGACGCGACGGCAGGCGAGTACCTTGACGAACGGCTGAGAGAAATTGGATTGAAAAAATAG
- a CDS encoding ExbD/TolR family protein has protein sequence MATIIPQPLSKSKAGLHTVKIDMTPMVDLGFLLITFFIFTTSITQPTITKLNMPKADPGGVANVYEKTLLTAILDKEKIIVYEGDFQKALAQNRLLQTDYDVKSELGKFIRQKQKPCKPSTGKTN, from the coding sequence ATGGCAACGATCATTCCGCAACCGCTTAGCAAGTCCAAAGCAGGCCTTCACACGGTAAAAATTGACATGACGCCGATGGTGGACCTGGGCTTTTTGCTCATTACCTTTTTCATCTTCACTACGTCAATCACACAACCAACAATTACAAAACTTAACATGCCCAAAGCCGATCCTGGAGGCGTTGCAAATGTTTATGAAAAAACATTGCTAACCGCTATCCTCGACAAAGAGAAGATAATTGTTTACGAAGGCGACTTTCAAAAAGCTCTTGCGCAAAACCGGCTGCTGCAAACGGATTACGATGTGAAGTCGGAGCTTGGAAAATTCATTCGGCAAAAACAAAAGCCCTGCAAGCCATCAACCGGAAAGACGAACTGA
- a CDS encoding universal stress protein yields MKTILVLTDFSPAAEHATAYAAQLAKVVQASVRLLHVYQLPVAMSDMPVLMVSAEDLKKSADAGLRRAKEAAERLHPETVFEMESRLGDVVEEAEDVSKQKDVFALVAGTKSMSGVERFLFGSTAQALVKKCSHPVIVVPENAELNAPKNIALAVDFVNPGEVPAAKILAAIQALRASLQVVHVETENEQAGDPSSLLNALHLAPSAYRILKEENVAQGLKHFAELNKIDLVTVLPHKHNLLERLFFKGYTNEILHELSVPVMTLHGSSE; encoded by the coding sequence ATGAAAACGATTCTTGTTCTCACCGATTTCTCTCCCGCAGCCGAACACGCGACGGCTTACGCGGCGCAATTGGCCAAGGTTGTTCAAGCCTCTGTGCGGTTGCTGCACGTTTATCAACTGCCCGTTGCCATGAGCGATATGCCGGTGCTGATGGTATCGGCAGAAGACCTTAAAAAAAGCGCCGACGCCGGTTTGCGGCGGGCAAAAGAAGCGGCGGAGCGCTTGCATCCCGAAACGGTTTTTGAAATGGAAAGCCGCCTGGGTGATGTAGTGGAAGAAGCGGAAGACGTCAGCAAACAAAAGGACGTATTTGCTTTGGTAGCGGGCACGAAAAGCATGAGCGGGGTTGAACGTTTTTTGTTTGGCAGCACGGCGCAGGCGCTGGTAAAAAAATGTTCTCATCCGGTTATTGTTGTTCCTGAAAATGCAGAGCTAAACGCGCCGAAGAATATTGCTCTCGCCGTTGATTTCGTTAATCCCGGTGAAGTTCCCGCGGCGAAAATTTTAGCTGCAATACAAGCCTTGCGGGCAAGCCTTCAGGTTGTGCACGTTGAAACAGAAAACGAACAAGCAGGCGACCCGTCTTCTTTGTTGAACGCACTGCATCTGGCACCATCTGCTTACCGCATTTTAAAAGAAGAAAACGTAGCGCAGGGCCTTAAACATTTTGCAGAGCTGAACAAGATCGATCTTGTTACCGTATTGCCACACAAACACAATTTACTGGAGCGATTGTTTTTTAAAGGATACACAAACGAGATTTTGCACGAACTGTCTGTGCCGGTAATGACCTTGCACGGAAGCAGTGAATGA
- the asnS gene encoding asparagine--tRNA ligase: MFNKRIKIKELLATAAQGQQVTVMGWVRTFRNNQFVALNDGSTNNNLQVVIELGKYDDAFLKRITTSASLKVTGILVESLGKGQSVEVKAEEVEILGDSDAETYPLQPKKHSLEFLREKAHLRFRTNTFSSVFRVRHSLAFAVHKFFNDKGFFYLHTPIVTASDAEGAGEMFRVSTLPFDNPPRKEDGSVDFSEDFFGRATNLTVSGQLEGELGATALGQIYTFGPTFRAENSNTARHLAEFWMIEPEAAFYDLEDNAALAEEFIQYIIRYAMENNGDDLEFLRQRLLDEEKGKPQTERSELDLIQKLQFVVENKFERITYTEAIDILLQSNHYKKKKFQYDVKWGIDMQSEHERYLVEKHFKKPVIVTDYPKEIKAFYMRQNEDGKTVAAMDILAPGIGEIVGGSQREERYDKLVERMKEMHVPAEELWWYLDTRRFGTVPHAGFGLGFERMVQFVTGMGNIRDVIPFPRTPKNAEF; the protein is encoded by the coding sequence ATGTTCAACAAACGAATCAAGATAAAAGAGCTTTTAGCTACGGCCGCGCAAGGACAACAAGTGACTGTGATGGGGTGGGTGCGCACGTTTCGCAACAACCAGTTTGTAGCGCTGAACGATGGCTCTACCAACAACAACCTGCAAGTGGTAATTGAACTTGGCAAATACGACGATGCTTTTTTAAAACGCATCACTACATCGGCTTCGCTGAAAGTGACCGGCATTTTGGTTGAATCATTAGGCAAAGGGCAAAGCGTGGAAGTAAAAGCAGAAGAGGTTGAAATTCTCGGCGACAGCGATGCGGAAACTTACCCGCTTCAACCCAAAAAACACAGCCTTGAGTTTTTGCGCGAAAAAGCGCACCTGCGTTTTCGCACCAACACATTTAGTTCGGTGTTTCGTGTGCGGCACTCGCTGGCTTTTGCGGTACACAAATTCTTTAACGATAAAGGCTTCTTCTATCTGCACACGCCCATTGTTACGGCAAGCGATGCGGAAGGCGCCGGCGAAATGTTTCGCGTAAGCACTTTGCCTTTTGACAACCCGCCGCGCAAAGAAGACGGCAGCGTTGATTTCAGCGAAGACTTTTTTGGCCGCGCCACCAACCTCACCGTAAGCGGGCAATTGGAAGGCGAATTGGGTGCAACAGCACTTGGACAGATTTATACATTTGGGCCAACGTTTCGCGCAGAAAATTCCAACACAGCAAGACATCTTGCGGAGTTCTGGATGATTGAACCCGAGGCAGCTTTTTACGACTTGGAAGACAACGCGGCTCTTGCCGAAGAATTCATTCAATACATCATTCGCTACGCAATGGAAAACAACGGGGATGATTTGGAATTTTTGCGCCAGCGTTTGTTGGACGAAGAAAAAGGGAAGCCCCAAACCGAACGAAGCGAACTGGATTTGATTCAAAAACTGCAGTTTGTTGTTGAGAACAAATTTGAACGCATTACGTACACCGAAGCCATTGATATCCTTCTTCAATCAAACCACTACAAAAAGAAAAAGTTTCAGTACGACGTGAAGTGGGGCATTGATATGCAAAGCGAACACGAACGCTATTTGGTGGAGAAACATTTTAAAAAGCCGGTGATTGTAACGGATTATCCAAAAGAAATCAAGGCCTTTTACATGCGGCAAAATGAAGACGGCAAAACCGTGGCCGCCATGGATATTTTAGCGCCGGGCATTGGTGAAATTGTGGGCGGCTCACAACGCGAAGAACGCTACGACAAATTGGTTGAACGCATGAAAGAAATGCACGTTCCCGCGGAGGAACTTTGGTGGTATCTCGACACACGCCGCTTTGGTACGGTGCCACACGCCGGCTTTGGTTTGGGCTTCGAACGCATGGTACAATTTGTAACCGGCATGGGCAACATTCGCGACGTGATTCCTTTTCCGCGTACGCCAAAGAACGCAGAGTTTTAA